Within the Pseudomonas guangdongensis genome, the region GCGTACAGCCACTGGTGATGGTCGGCCAGCGGATTGTAGCTGGTCACCGGGACGATGAAGTCGGCCGGGATCATCTGGGTGCCCTGGTGCAGCAGCTGGTGGTAGGCGTGCTGGCCGTTGCAGCCGACGCCGCCCCAGATCACCGGGCCGGTACCGCAGCTCACCGGGCTGCCGTCCTGGCGCACGCGCTTGCCGTTGGACTCCATGTCCAGCTGCTGCAGGTGCTGGTTGAAATTGCGCAGGTGGTGGTCGTAAGGCAGGATCGCGTGGCTCTGCGCGCCCCAGAAGTCGCCGTGCCAGACGCCGAGCAGGGCCAGCAGCACCGGCAGGTTCTCGGCGAAGGGCGCCTCGCGGAAGTGCTGGTCCATGGTGTAGGCGCCGGAGAGCAGTTCCTTGAAGTTGCCCATGCCGATGGCCAGGGCGATCGGCAGGCCGATCGCCGACCACAGCGAGTAGCGCCCGCCGACCCAGTCCCACATCGGGAAGATGTTCTCCGCGGCGATGCCGAACTCGATAGCCGCCGCGCGGTTGCTGGTCACCGCGATGAAATGGCGGTGCAGGTCGGCCTCGCTGCCGCCCTGGGCGAGGAACCAGCGGCGCGCCGCCTGGGTGTTCTTCAGCGTCTCCAGGGTGCCGAACGACTTGGAGGAGACGATGAACAGGGTGGTCTGCGCCGACAGGCGGGAGCACAGCTCGTGGAACTCGCTGCCGTCGATGTTGGCCAGGTAGTGGCAGCGCACGCCGCGCTGGGCGAACGGCAGCAGGGCTTCGGAAACCAGCTGCGGGCCGAGGAACGAGCCGCCGATGCCGATGTTGACCACGTCGGTGATCGGCTTTTCCGTGTAGCCGCGCCACAGGCCGTTGTGGATGCGCTGCACCAGTTCGGTCATCTGCCCCAGCACGCGATGCACCTCGGGCATCACGTCGACGCCGTCGACCAGCACCCGCTCGCCGATCGGCCGGCGCAGCGCGGTGTGCAGCGCCGGGCGGCGTTCGGAGGCGTTCACCGGGCGGCCCTCGAACAGCGCCTCGATGGCCGGGCGCAGGCGTACCTGTTCGGCCAGTTCGAGCAGGCAGGCCAGGCTGGGCGCGTCGATCAGGTTCTTCGAGTAGTCGAGGAACAGCCCGCCGCGGCTCAGCGAATAGCGGGCGAAGCGCTGCGGATCGCTGGCGAAGGCCTCGCGCAGGCTGAAGTCCTGCATCCGGGCGCGCTGCTCGCGCAGGGCCTGCCAGGCGGGCAGTTGGGTGGCGTCCAGCGGCTGTAGGTAGTGTTCCATCGAGGGGCTCGGTGACGGTGGCGGCAGGGGAAATGCGACAAGCCCGGAACAGGTCCGGGCTTGTCGGGGCGCGGGTGCGGGCCGGTCAGGCGACCTGCACCGGGATCGCCTGGCTGGTGTGGCTGAGCTGGTTGCCCGGGTTGAAGTAGAGCATCTGTGGCTTATGCTGGGTCAGCTCGGCCTCGCTGTACTGGGCGTAGGTGCAGATGATCAGGCGATGACCGACGTCGGCCTTGTGGGCGGCGGCGCCGTTCACCGAGATGGTCTTGGAGCCGTCTTCGGCGCGGATCGCGTAGGTGGTGAAACGCTCGCCGTTGTCGACGTTGTAGATCTGGATCTGCTCGTATTCGCGGATGCCGGCCAGGTCCAGCCATTCGCCGTCGATGGCGCAGGAGCCCTCGTAGTCCAGAACGGCGTGGGTCACTTGGGCGCGGTGCAGCTTGGCTTTGAGCATGATGCAATGCATGGCGGGTTCCTCGTCAGGCCGTGGCGTCGAGATCCACGAGCAGGTTGTCGATCAGCCGAGTCGTGCCGAGACGGGCTGCGGCCAGGATCACCAGCTGGCGTTCGGCGCGGGTGGCCGGACGCAGGGTGAGGGGATGGCGGATTTCCAGGTAGTCGGGCTCGAAGCCGGCGGCACTCAGTCGCGCCAGACCGTCCTCGATCAAGACGCCGTGGTCGTCGCGGCCGCTGCGCAGCTCGGCCGCCAGGGCGCCGAGGGTCTGGTACAGCGCCGGGGCGCAGCGGCGCTGCGCGTCGTTCAGGTAGCCGTTGCGCGAGGACAGGGCCAAGCCGTCGCTGTCGCGCACGGTCGGCTCGCCGATGATCTGCACCGGCAGGTCGAGGTCGCGCACCAGCTTGCGGATCACCGCCAGCTGCTGGAAGTCCTTCTCGCCGAAGACCGCGAGGTCCGGCTGGACCATGTGGAACAGCTTGGTCACCACGGTGGCCACGCCATCGAAATGGCCGGGGCGGCTGGCGCCGCACAGTCCTTCGGAGACGCCCGGCACGCAGACCAGGGTCTGTCCGGCCATGCCGTCGGGATACATCTCCTCGACGCCGGGGGCGAACAGCAGGTTGCAGCCGGCAGCCAGCAGGCGTTCCTGATCGGCGGCCAGGGTGCGCGGGTAGGTGTCGAGATCCTCGCCGGCGCCGAACTGCAGCGGGTTGACGAAGATGCTGGCGACCACGAATTCGGCGCGCTGGGCGGCCTTGGTCACCAGGGCGGCGTGGCCGGCATGCAGGTTGCCCATGGTCGGCACGAAGCCGATGCGTTTGCCTTCGCTGCGGGCGCGGGCCACCGCGGCGCGCAGCTCGCGGACGGTCTTGACGGTGATCATGCGGAGAAACCGTGTTCGGGGGCCGGGAATTGAGCGTGCTTGACGGCCTGGGTGTAGGCGGCGAGGGCGGACGGGATGTCGCTCTGGCCGCGCATGAAGTTCCTGACGAATTTCGCCGGGCGCGGGTTGAGGCCGAGCATGTCGTGGAGCACCAGCACCTGGCCGTCGGTGTCGACGCCTGCGCCGATGCCGATCACCGGGATGCCGGCCGCGCGGGTGATCTCGGCGGCCAGGCTGCTGGGTACGCATTCGAGCAGCAGCATGGCGGCGCCGGCCTGCTCCAGGGCCAGCGCGGCCTCGCGCATTGCCTGCGCGCGCGCCTCGTCTCGGCCCTGCACCTTGTAGCCGCCGAAGACGTTGACCGACTGCGGCGTCAGACCCAGGTGCACGCAGGCCGGAATGCCGTTTTCGGCCAGGCGCTGCACGGTCTCGCACAGCCAGGCGCCGCCTTCGAGCTTGACCATGTGCGCGCCGGCGCGCATCAGCGTCGCGCTGTTGTCCAGGGCCTGACCGAGGGTGGCATAGGCCATGAACGGCAGGTCGGCGAGGATCAGCGCACCGCGGTTGCCGCGCTTCACGCAGGCAGTGTGATAGGCCATGTCGGCCACGCTGACCGGCAGGGTGCTGTCATGGCCCTGCAGGACGTTGCCGAGCGAGTCGCCGACCAGCAGCACCTCGACGCCGGCCGCGCAGGAGGCGGCGGCGAACGTGGCGTCGTAGCTGGTCAGCATGACGATCTTCTCGCCGCGCTGCTTGAGACCCTGCAGGGTCGTGAGCGTGACATCAGGCATGAACAAATATCCTCGTTGGCGCCAGCCAGAAGCGGCGCGGGGCAAACGGTTGCCTATAGTCCCGATGGGGGGGGTGGAAGTCAATTGCGCCCGGTTATGCGCTGCCCGTTGGCGGCGCGGCGCCGGTGGCCGGAGGCAGGCGCTCCAGGCCGACGCAGGGGCAGTCGGCGAGCAGCGCCTGCAGCGGCCGGCCATCGGGCAGCTGCAGGTCGGCGGCGATCTCCGCCAGCGGATAGAGCACGAAGGCGCGCGCGTGCATATGGTAGTGGGGCACGCGCAGGCGCTCCTCGTCCAGTTGCAGGTCGCCGAACAGCAGGATGTCCAGGTCGAGGGTGCGCGGGCCCCAGCGCTCGGCCTTGCGTACCCGGCCCTGTTCCTGCTCGATGGCCTGCAGCGCGTCGAGCAGCGCCAGCGGCGCCAGGCTGCACTCCAGGGCGGCCACGGCATTGACGTAGCGGGGCTGGTCGGCGGGGCCGAGCGGGTCGCTGGCATAGAAGGAGGAAACCCGCGTCAGCCGGCAACCGGGCAGGCGGGCGATGGCCGCCAGCGCCGCTTCGAGCTGCTGGCGCGGCTCGGCGAGGTTGCTGCCCAGGCCGATGTAAACGGGCGTCATCGTCGGCTCAGTCCTGGCCATGCGCGCCGGGCGCTTCGCTGCGCCGCTTGCGCGGGCTGCGCCGGCGCTTGCGCGGCGCCTTGGCGCCATCCTGGTTGCCCAGCTCGCGGATCATCGCCCGGCGCTCGCTGTCGCTGGCGTCCTGGTAGTCGGTCCACCACTGGCCCAGTTCGCCGGTTTCCTCGCCTGCGCTCTCGCGCAGCAGCAGGAAGTCGTAGCCGGCGCGGAAGCGCGGGTTCTCCAGCAGCAGGTCGGCGCGCTTGCCCTGGCGGCGCGGCAGGCGCTCCTGCATGTCCCAGATCTCCCGCAGCGGCAGGGTGAAGCGTTTGGGAATGGCGGTGCGCCGGCACTGCTCGCCGATCACGTCGTGGGCGGCCTCCTGCAGCGCCGGGATCGCCGGCATGCCGCGCGCCTGCAGGGCGGCGGCGCGGGCCGGAATGGCCGGCCAGAGCAGGGCGGCGAACAGGAAGGCCGGAGTCACCGGCTTGCCCAGGCGGATGCGTTCGTCGGTGTTGGCCAGCGCCTGGCGGATCAGCGTGCCGGCGTATTCGGGGTCGGCCTTGAGTGCCTTGGCGCTGGCCGGGAACAGCGGGGCGAACAGGTCGTACTGGCAGAGCAGCTCGAAGGTGCGCTCGCCCTGGCCGCCGAGCAGCAGCTTGAGCACTTCGTCGAACAGTCGCGCGGCGGGAATGTCGTTGAGCAGACGGGCCAGCGGACGGATCGGCGCGGCGCTGTGCTTGTCGATCTCGAAGCCGAGCTTGGCGGCGAAGCGCACCGCCCGCAGCATGCGCACCGGGTCTTCCTGATAGCGCTGGGTGGGATCGCCGATCAGGCGCACCAGGCGGTTGCGGATGTCGTGCATGCCATGGGCATAGTCGAGGATGCGTTCGCTGGTCGGGTCGTAGTACAGCGCGTTGATGGTGAAGTCGCGGCGCTGGGCGTCGTCTTCCTGGCTGCCGTAGACGTTGTCGCGCAGGATGCGACCGCTCTCGTTGCGCGAGGCCAGGTGGCTGTCCTCGTCGTCCTCGCCCTGCGGGTGGTTGGCGCGGAAGGTCGCCACCTCGATGATCTCGCGGCCGAAGTGGACGTGGACCAGCTTGAAGCGCCGGCCGATCACCCGGGCGTTGCGGAACTCGGCACGCACCTGCTCGGGGGTGGCGCTGGTGGCGACGTCGAAGTCCTTGGGCGTCATGCCCAGCAGCAGGTCGCGCACGCAGCCGCCGACCAGATAGGCCTGGTAGCCGGCCTTCTGCAGGCGGTCGACCACGCCGACCGCGTTGCGGCTGATCTGCTCGTGACGCAGCGGATGCTGGCTGGCGGCGAGCACCTGCGGCGTGGTGCGGACCGGGCGCACGCGGCGCAGGGGCGAACGGAGGGTCTGGAACAGCTTTTTCAGCATGAGGCTAGGGGTACCGGATAGGGCGGGAGCGGGAGCAGCCCCGCGCAATGGGGACGGATTCTAGCACTGGCCGGCGGGGATGGTGAACGCGCAGGCGGCGCGGCGCCGTGCGTGCAAAGTGCGCAAAGCACAAGGGGAGCCGAAGCTCCCCTCAAATCAGATCGTGCTTTGTTCTTCTTGTGCTGCCGGGCCGTTGTTGTTGTTGGTTGCCCGTTCCGGCGTTGGCCGGGGCTGTCCCAAGTCGGGACTCAAGAACAAACGGATTACTTTGGACGCTGATCGTGCCGCACCTTGCGGTCAACCGGTATCGGACGCTGCCTCGGGGCAGTTTTATTGTTCTCTGTCCGGCTGCGGGAAGCTCCCGTCGACTACATCCTCTCCAAAAGAATCAGTTTGCTGCGCCTCCACCCTGTTGTTTTTGTTGTGTCGGAGTCGTTGCGTGTTGTTTTTATTGTGTTGTCTTGGCGTTGTTGTTTTTGTTGTGCGAATACTAGTGCAGTTCCTGTGCCAACTTTTGAAAACCCTTTGAAATCAATGGTTTGAGGGTTTTTCAGGGTGGCCCTCAGGCGTAAAAAACCGGGTTCCCGTTACCGATGAACCCGGTTGCTGTTACGCGGCGCCGATGTGGGTAACACCTCAGGTGTCGCTCGCGGCCCCGGACTTGCGGCGCGGGATGCCCAGGCGCTGGCGGCGTTCCCACAGGCACTTGCGGCTGATGCCCAGCTTGCGGGCCAGTTCGGTCTCGGTCATGTGGTCCTGGTGTTCGAGGACGAAGTGCTGGAAGTAGTCCTCCAGCGACAGGTCCTCGGCTGGCTCGTTGCTGGCGGCCGGCGCGTGTTCGCCGTGGGCGGGGGCGAAGTCCTCGTCCAGTTCGACGTCGATGCCCAGGAGGTCGAGAGGGATCTGCGAGCCCTCGCTGAGGATCACCGCGCGCTCGATGGCGTTCTCCAGCTCGCGCACGTTGCCCGGCCAGTGGTAGTGGCCGATGGCCTTGAGCGCCTCGGCGGAGAAGCTCAGGGCCTCGCGGCCCATGCGCGCGCACTGGCGGGCGAGGAACACCTGGGCGATGTCCTGCACGTCGTCCTCGCGCTCGCGCAGCGCCGGCAGGCGCAGGGAGATGACGTGCAGACGGTAATAGAGGTCCTCGCGGAACTGGCCGTTGCGCGCCAGGCTCTTCAGGTCGCGGTGGGTGGCGGCGATCAGGCGCACGTCGACCTTCTGCGACTGCACCGAGCCGACCCGGCGGATCTCGCCTTCCTGCAGCACGCGCAGCAGGCGCGCCTGGGCCTCCAGCGGCAGCTCGCCGATCTCATCGAGGAACAGGGTGCCGCCGTCGGCCGCCTCGACCAGGCCGGCGCGCCCGGCGGTGGCGCCGGTGAAGGCGCCCTTCTCGTGGCCGAACAGTTCCGACTCGATCAGGGTTTCCGGAATCGCCGCGCAGTTCACCGAGATCAGCGGCGCCTTGGCGCGCCGCGAGAGATTGTGCAGGGCGCGCGCCACCAGCTCCTTGCCGGTGCCGGACTCGCCCTGGATCAGCACCGTGGAGTCGGTGGGCGCCACCTTGCGGATCTTGCCGAACAGGTCCTGCATGGCCGCGCAGCGGCCGATGATGCCGATCTCGTCGCTGCCGGCGCCCTGCCCGGCACGCGCCCCGGCAGCCTGTACGGCGGGGTTCTCGGCGGCCTGCGCCGGGCGCCGCTCGCGCAGGATGCGCGCCACCGCCTGCAGCATCTCGTCGTGGTCGAACGGCTTGGCGATGTAGTCGATGGCGCCGAGCTTCATCGAGTCGACCGCCGAGCGCAGGCTGGCATAGCTGGTCATGATCAGCACCGGAGTGGCGCCGGCCAGGCCGATCAGTTCGGTGCCCGGCGCGCCGGGCAGGCGCAGGTCGCTGATCACCAGGTCGAAGCTGGGAATGCTGTAGCGCTCGCGGGCCTCCTGCACCGAGCCGGCTTCGCTGACCTGGTACTGGTTGCGCTCCAGCAGGCGGCGCAGGGCCGAGCGGATGATGGTTTCGTCTTCGACGATGAGGATGTGTGCCATGTCTGTTCAGCTCTCGCGACGTACACGGAAGCGCCCGGAAACCGTCGCCGCCGCACGGGCCGGTGCGGCGGGGAGGGGCGGCGCGGGGCGCTGCCCGGGGATGACGGTATCCGTCGACTTCACGGATTGCTAGTGGGCCGTCGGGCCGGCATAGCGCGGCAGGGTAACCCGAATGCGCGTGCCGCGCTGCTTTTGCGGGTCGGCCGGGCTGTCGATGGTGATCTGGCCGTAGTGCTCCTCGACGATCGAGTAGACCAGCGCCAGGCCCAGGCCGGTGCCCTTGCCGGGGTCCTTGGTGGTGAAGAACGGCTCGAACAGGCGGTCGACGATCGACTTGGGAATCCCCGAGCCCTCGTCCTCGACGATCAGTTCGACGGTGTGCTCGCCGGCCTCGCTGCGCACGCGGATCGCGCTGCCGGCGGGCGAGGCGTCGCGGGCGTTGGACAGCAGGTTGATCAGCACCTGGGCGAGGCGCTGCGGGTCGCCCTCGACCCAGTGCTGCGGGGCGCAGAGGTTGAAGTACTGCACGTCGTGCTCGCGGTTGAGCGACAGCAGGGCGATGGCCTCGCGGGCCACTTCGGCCAGGCAGACCGGCTCGCTGGCCTGCTGGCGGCCGCCGGCGTGGGCGAAGCTCATCAGCGACTGGACGATGCGGGTGATGCGCTTGGTCTGCTCGATGATCTGCGCGCAGGTCTCGACGATCTCGGCGTCGCCCTCGCGCTCCTCGTGCAGGTTCTGCGCCAGGCAGGCGATGCCGGTGACCGGGTTACCGATCTCGTGGGCCACCCCGGCGGCCAGCCGGCCGATCGAGGCCAGGCGCTCGGAGTGCACCAGGCGGTCTTCCAGCAGCTGGGTCTCGGTGTGGTCCTCGACCAGCAGCACCAGGCCGCTGTTGCCCGGCGCCAGCGGCTCGTCGATGGCCGCCTTGTGCAGGTTGAGCCAGCGGGTCTGGCCGTCGAGGCCGAGGCTCTGCTTGTGTAGGTGCTCGTCGGCGGCGTCGACGAAGCGGCTCAGCAGGCCGCGCCAGGGTTCGGCCAGGCTGCCCAGTCGCGAGCCGACCACCAGATGCGCGTCGATGCCGGTGAGTTCCTCCATGGCGCGGTTCCACATGAGGATTTCCTGGTCCTTGGCCAGCGAGCAGACGCCCATCGGCAGCTCCTGCAGGGTCTGCCGATGGTAGCGGCGCAGGGCGTCCAGCTCGGCGGCCAGGCCGGTGAGGCGCGACTGGTAGTCCTCCAGACGGCTCTCGATGAAGTGGATGTCCTCGGTGACGTAGGTTTCGCCGCCGACCTTGTAGGGCAGGAAGTTCTCGACGATGTCCTGGGCCACGCTCGGCCCCATCAGCCCGGACAGGTTGGCCTCGATGCGGTCGCGCAGGCGGCGCAGGGCATAGGGGCGCTGCTCGTCGAAGGGCAGGTCGAGGTCGCGCAGCGCCTGCTCCACCTCGCGCTGGGCGGTGCGCGCGCCGAGCGGTTTGGCCAGTTCGGCGGCGAACTCCTGGGGCGAGCCGGCGACCAGCTCGCGGCGCTGCGGGCGGCGCAGGTTATCCACCGCGCAGGCCTCGGCGGCGCTCTGTTCCTCGGCGCTGGCCTCGCTGAGCAGCGAGACCAGGGCGAACACCAGCACGTTGGCGGTCAGCGAGGCGATGGCCGCCAGGTGCCAGCTGGTGTCGTCGAGCACGTAGACCAGGTCGAGCAGCGGCAGGTAGAAGCCGGGCACCTTGGCCACCAGCGGCAGCAGCATGGTCAGGACCCAGACGCTGGCGCCGGCCAGCAGGCCGGCGATGAAGCCGCGGCGGTTGGCGCTCGGCCAGTAGAGCAGCGACAGCGCGCCGGGGAGGAACTGCAGGGTGGCGACGAAGGACACGGTGCCCAGGTGGGAGAGGTTCTGCCCGGCGTCGATCAGCCGGTAGAAGCCGTAGCTGGCGGCGATGATCGCCACGATCAGCGCCCGGCGTGTCCACTTCAGCCAGCGGTAGATGTTGCCCTCGGCCGGCGGCTGGTAGAGCGGCAGGACCAGATGGTTGAGGACCATGCCCGACAGCGCCAGGGTGACCACGATGACCAGTCCGCTGGCCGCCGACAGGCCGCCGACGTAGGCGGCGAAGATCAGCCAGGGCTGCTCCACCGCCATGCCGATGCCCAGGGTGTAGTACTCGGGGTTGGTGCTGGCGCCGAGCTTGAGGCCGGCCCAGAGGATCGGCGGCACCGCCAGGCTCATCAGCAGCAGGAACAGCGGCAGGCCCCAGCTGGCGCTGATCAGGCTGCGCGGGTTGAGGTTCTCGGTGAAGGCCATGTGGAACATGTGCGGCATGACGATGGCGGCGGCGAAGAACACCAGCAGCAGGGTGCGCCAGGGGCCTTCCTGCAGCGGGGTGTGCAGGGTGGCCAGCGCCGTCTGGTTCTGCAGCAGCCACTGTTCCAGGCCCGCCGGGCCGTCGAACACGCCGTACAGCGCGTACAGGCCGATGGCGGTCATCGCGCAGAGCTTGACCAGCGACTCGAAGGCGATGGCGATCACCAGCCCCTCGTGGCGCTCGCGGGTGGCGATGCGCCGGGCGCCGAACAGGATGGTGAACAGGCTGATCAGCACGCAGAACACCAGGGCGACCTGCTCGTGGTTCTGCTCCTGGCCGATGAGCGCGACGGTATCGGCGATCGACTGGATCTGCAGGGCCAGCAGCGGCAGCACGGCAAGCAGCATGAACAGGGTGGTCAGCGCGCCGGCCCAGGTGCTGCGGAAGCGGAAGGCGAACAGGTCGGCCAGCGAGGCCAGCTGGTAGGTGCGGGTCAGGCGCAGGACCGGCTGCAGCAGCACCGGGGCGAGCAGGAAGGCGCCGGACAGCCCCAGGTAGATGGCCAGGAAGCCGTAGCCGTACTGGTAGGCCAGCCCCACCGCGCCGTAGAACGCCCAGGCACTGGTGTACACCCCCAGCGACAGGGTGTAGGTCAGCGGGTGGCGCACCAGCGCGCGCGGCAGCAGGCCGCGCTCGGTCAGCCAGGCGAGGCCGAACAGCAGCAGCAGGTAGAAGGTGCTGATCAGCAGCAGGTGGGTCGGGCTAAAGCTCGTCGGCATCGCGCTGGCTCTGCAGGATGAAGGTGACGACGATCAGGATCAGCCAGAGCATGTAAGGCCGGTACCAGGCGCCGGTGGGTTCGATCCACCAGTCCATGATGGCCGGGGAGAACAGGTAGATCCCGACCACCAGGATCAGTACCAGCCGGTAGATGTACATGGCAGGTCTCGCGTGCGGGGTGGCGGACGATGGTAGCCGAGGGCCGGTGCCGCTGGAAGCGTGGCCGCTGCGGCGTTCAGCGCAGCGTCGCCTCGTCCAGGCCGGTGCACCGGGCAATGGCGGCGACGTTCCAGTGGCGCACGCCCCAGTCCAGCACCCCGGCGACCGGCTCGCCGGCCAGCGCTTCCGGCGGCTGCTGGCCGAGGGCGCGCAGGGCGCGCACCAGCAGGGCCGGGGCGCGGTCGGCGGGCAGCGGCGGCGAGCGGTAGGACTTGCCGAGCTTGTGGCCGTCGGGCTGCAGCAGCAGCGGGATGTGCAGGTAGCGCGGGTGGGGCAGGCCGAGCAGTTCCTGCAGGTACAGTTGGCGCGGCGTGGAGTCGAGCAGGTCGGCGCCGCGCACGATGTCGGTGACGCCCTGCCAGGCGTCGTCGAGCACCACCGCCAGCTGGTAGGCGTACAGCCCGTCGCGGCGGCGGATGACGAAGTCGCCGACCTCGCGGGCGAGGTTCTGGGCGAAGCGGCCCTGCACCCGGTCGACGAAGGCGTACTCGGCGTCCGGCACGCGCAGGCGGATCGCCGCGTCGTGGCGCGGCCGCCGCAGCTCGCGGCAGGTGCCGGGATAGAGGTCGTGGCCTGCGAGCTGCTTGCGCGAGCAGCTGCAGGGATAGGCCAGGCCG harbors:
- the panB gene encoding 3-methyl-2-oxobutanoate hydroxymethyltransferase — its product is MPDVTLTTLQGLKQRGEKIVMLTSYDATFAAASCAAGVEVLLVGDSLGNVLQGHDSTLPVSVADMAYHTACVKRGNRGALILADLPFMAYATLGQALDNSATLMRAGAHMVKLEGGAWLCETVQRLAENGIPACVHLGLTPQSVNVFGGYKVQGRDEARAQAMREAALALEQAGAAMLLLECVPSSLAAEITRAAGIPVIGIGAGVDTDGQVLVLHDMLGLNPRPAKFVRNFMRGQSDIPSALAAYTQAVKHAQFPAPEHGFSA
- a CDS encoding sigma-54-dependent transcriptional regulator encodes the protein MAHILIVEDETIIRSALRRLLERNQYQVSEAGSVQEARERYSIPSFDLVISDLRLPGAPGTELIGLAGATPVLIMTSYASLRSAVDSMKLGAIDYIAKPFDHDEMLQAVARILRERRPAQAAENPAVQAAGARAGQGAGSDEIGIIGRCAAMQDLFGKIRKVAPTDSTVLIQGESGTGKELVARALHNLSRRAKAPLISVNCAAIPETLIESELFGHEKGAFTGATAGRAGLVEAADGGTLFLDEIGELPLEAQARLLRVLQEGEIRRVGSVQSQKVDVRLIAATHRDLKSLARNGQFREDLYYRLHVISLRLPALREREDDVQDIAQVFLARQCARMGREALSFSAEALKAIGHYHWPGNVRELENAIERAVILSEGSQIPLDLLGIDVELDEDFAPAHGEHAPAASNEPAEDLSLEDYFQHFVLEHQDHMTETELARKLGISRKCLWERRQRLGIPRRKSGAASDT
- a CDS encoding sensor histidine kinase, whose protein sequence is MPTSFSPTHLLLISTFYLLLLFGLAWLTERGLLPRALVRHPLTYTLSLGVYTSAWAFYGAVGLAYQYGYGFLAIYLGLSGAFLLAPVLLQPVLRLTRTYQLASLADLFAFRFRSTWAGALTTLFMLLAVLPLLALQIQSIADTVALIGQEQNHEQVALVFCVLISLFTILFGARRIATRERHEGLVIAIAFESLVKLCAMTAIGLYALYGVFDGPAGLEQWLLQNQTALATLHTPLQEGPWRTLLLVFFAAAIVMPHMFHMAFTENLNPRSLISASWGLPLFLLLMSLAVPPILWAGLKLGASTNPEYYTLGIGMAVEQPWLIFAAYVGGLSAASGLVIVVTLALSGMVLNHLVLPLYQPPAEGNIYRWLKWTRRALIVAIIAASYGFYRLIDAGQNLSHLGTVSFVATLQFLPGALSLLYWPSANRRGFIAGLLAGASVWVLTMLLPLVAKVPGFYLPLLDLVYVLDDTSWHLAAIASLTANVLVFALVSLLSEASAEEQSAAEACAVDNLRRPQRRELVAGSPQEFAAELAKPLGARTAQREVEQALRDLDLPFDEQRPYALRRLRDRIEANLSGLMGPSVAQDIVENFLPYKVGGETYVTEDIHFIESRLEDYQSRLTGLAAELDALRRYHRQTLQELPMGVCSLAKDQEILMWNRAMEELTGIDAHLVVGSRLGSLAEPWRGLLSRFVDAADEHLHKQSLGLDGQTRWLNLHKAAIDEPLAPGNSGLVLLVEDHTETQLLEDRLVHSERLASIGRLAAGVAHEIGNPVTGIACLAQNLHEEREGDAEIVETCAQIIEQTKRITRIVQSLMSFAHAGGRQQASEPVCLAEVAREAIALLSLNREHDVQYFNLCAPQHWVEGDPQRLAQVLINLLSNARDASPAGSAIRVRSEAGEHTVELIVEDEGSGIPKSIVDRLFEPFFTTKDPGKGTGLGLALVYSIVEEHYGQITIDSPADPQKQRGTRIRVTLPRYAGPTAH
- the panC gene encoding pantoate--beta-alanine ligase, yielding MITVKTVRELRAAVARARSEGKRIGFVPTMGNLHAGHAALVTKAAQRAEFVVASIFVNPLQFGAGEDLDTYPRTLAADQERLLAAGCNLLFAPGVEEMYPDGMAGQTLVCVPGVSEGLCGASRPGHFDGVATVVTKLFHMVQPDLAVFGEKDFQQLAVIRKLVRDLDLPVQIIGEPTVRDSDGLALSSRNGYLNDAQRRCAPALYQTLGALAAELRSGRDDHGVLIEDGLARLSAAGFEPDYLEIRHPLTLRPATRAERQLVILAAARLGTTRLIDNLLVDLDATA
- the pgi gene encoding glucose-6-phosphate isomerase, producing the protein MEHYLQPLDATQLPAWQALREQRARMQDFSLREAFASDPQRFARYSLSRGGLFLDYSKNLIDAPSLACLLELAEQVRLRPAIEALFEGRPVNASERRPALHTALRRPIGERVLVDGVDVMPEVHRVLGQMTELVQRIHNGLWRGYTEKPITDVVNIGIGGSFLGPQLVSEALLPFAQRGVRCHYLANIDGSEFHELCSRLSAQTTLFIVSSKSFGTLETLKNTQAARRWFLAQGGSEADLHRHFIAVTSNRAAAIEFGIAAENIFPMWDWVGGRYSLWSAIGLPIALAIGMGNFKELLSGAYTMDQHFREAPFAENLPVLLALLGVWHGDFWGAQSHAILPYDHHLRNFNQHLQQLDMESNGKRVRQDGSPVSCGTGPVIWGGVGCNGQHAYHQLLHQGTQMIPADFIVPVTSYNPLADHHQWLYANCLSQSQALMRGKTLAEAEAELRAAGLAESEVQRLAPHKTIPGNRPSNTLVLERVSPQRLGALIALYEHKVFVQSVIWGINAFDQWGVELGKELGKNVYARLTGSETGAAEDASTQGLIDFFRGRHRG
- the folK gene encoding 2-amino-4-hydroxy-6-hydroxymethyldihydropteridine diphosphokinase translates to MTPVYIGLGSNLAEPRQQLEAALAAIARLPGCRLTRVSSFYASDPLGPADQPRYVNAVAALECSLAPLALLDALQAIEQEQGRVRKAERWGPRTLDLDILLFGDLQLDEERLRVPHYHMHARAFVLYPLAEIAADLQLPDGRPLQALLADCPCVGLERLPPATGAAPPTGSA
- the panD gene encoding aspartate 1-decarboxylase, translating into MHCIMLKAKLHRAQVTHAVLDYEGSCAIDGEWLDLAGIREYEQIQIYNVDNGERFTTYAIRAEDGSKTISVNGAAAHKADVGHRLIICTYAQYSEAELTQHKPQMLYFNPGNQLSHTSQAIPVQVA
- the gluQRS gene encoding tRNA glutamyl-Q(34) synthetase GluQRS; the encoded protein is MSQIPAYTGRFAPTPSGYLHFGSLVAALASWLDARAVGGRWLLRMEDLDPPREMPGAQDAILRSLETYGLHWDGAVERQSARHDAYAAALETLLERGLAYPCSCSRKQLAGHDLYPGTCRELRRPRHDAAIRLRVPDAEYAFVDRVQGRFAQNLAREVGDFVIRRRDGLYAYQLAVVLDDAWQGVTDIVRGADLLDSTPRQLYLQELLGLPHPRYLHIPLLLQPDGHKLGKSYRSPPLPADRAPALLVRALRALGQQPPEALAGEPVAGVLDWGVRHWNVAAIARCTGLDEATLR
- a CDS encoding polynucleotide adenylyltransferase PcnB, whose protein sequence is MLKKLFQTLRSPLRRVRPVRTTPQVLAASQHPLRHEQISRNAVGVVDRLQKAGYQAYLVGGCVRDLLLGMTPKDFDVATSATPEQVRAEFRNARVIGRRFKLVHVHFGREIIEVATFRANHPQGEDDEDSHLASRNESGRILRDNVYGSQEDDAQRRDFTINALYYDPTSERILDYAHGMHDIRNRLVRLIGDPTQRYQEDPVRMLRAVRFAAKLGFEIDKHSAAPIRPLARLLNDIPAARLFDEVLKLLLGGQGERTFELLCQYDLFAPLFPASAKALKADPEYAGTLIRQALANTDERIRLGKPVTPAFLFAALLWPAIPARAAALQARGMPAIPALQEAAHDVIGEQCRRTAIPKRFTLPLREIWDMQERLPRRQGKRADLLLENPRFRAGYDFLLLRESAGEETGELGQWWTDYQDASDSERRAMIRELGNQDGAKAPRKRRRSPRKRRSEAPGAHGQD